Genomic segment of Actinomycetota bacterium:
CCGGGACGACCCGCGGTCGGCGGGTCTCGCAGTCCTTGAACAGGGATATCTGGCCTCCGCGGCCGTCGCCTCCCTCCCCCGGATCGAAGCAGGCACGGATGTGTCGGCGGATGTCCTCCTCGCCGAAGCGGGGGCTATAGTACCGCCCGTTGCAGGTCACGAAATATCGGGCGCGCCTGCATGCCACGCCCAGCTTGGAGAGGGCTGCAAGATCGAGCGAATGCACGCGACGCGCGGCTACGATCCTGCGCGCCGACTTCGTGCCGATACCGGGCACCCGCAACAGTTCCTCGTAAGAGGCGCGGTTGACCTCCACTGGAAAATAATGGAGATTGCGCAGCGCCCACGCGGACTTGGGATCCAGGTCCCCATCCAGGTCGGGATGTTCCTCGTCCACCAGCTCCCGGGCCGTGAAGCCGTAGCGGCGCAGCAACCAGTCCGCCTGGTAGAGGCGGTGTTCCCGCAGGAGGGGAGGCTCCAGGAGCGGCGGGAGCCTGGGGTCCTCCGAAACGGGCACGAAGGCCGAATAATATATCCTGCGCAGCCCGTATTCACGGTAGAGCCCCTCGGCCAGGGTGATGATCTCCAGGTCGCTCTCCGGGGTGGCTCCCACTATGAGCTGCGTCGTCTGTCCCGCACGCACCAGGGGTGCCGCACGAGGCGAGGCCCTCCTCTCCTCCCGGTCTGCCTCCACGAGACGGCTTACCTCCCCCATGGGACGCAGGATGTCCTCGCGCTTCTTGTCGGGCGCAAGGAAGCGCAGGCTGCCCTCGGATGGGAGCTCTATGTTCACGCTGAGGCGGTCGGCCAGGAGTCCCGCTTCCCGTATCAGTTCCGGAGACGAGCCCGGGATGACCTTCAGGTGGATATAGCCGCGGAAGCCCTCCTCCCACCGCAGGATCTTCGCGGTGAGGACCAGCCTCTCCATGGTGTGATCGGGACTCACCCACACGCCGGAGCTCAGGAAAAGCCCCCGCACGAGGCGGCGCCGGTAATAGTGCATGGCGAGGGCGGCCACTTCCCGAGGCGTGAAGGAGGCGCGGCGACGGCGGGCGGAAGCGCGGTTCACGCAATACGCGCAGTCGTAGACGCAGCGGTTGCTGAAGAGCACCTTCAGGAGGGGAACGCATCGCCCGTCGTCCGACCTGCTGTAATAGATCCCCGGCAGGGAGGCGCTCGTGTCGTCCCGCTCCCAGCGCATCCTCGCCGAACCCGCGGAGGAACAGGTCACGTCGTAACGCGCCGCGGCTCCCAGTATGCGGAGTTTTTCCTCCAGGTCCACTTGCCACCGCCTTCTCCGGCCAGAACCGCCTCACCGTAAACATTATGAACGCCGGCGATGACATGGGGTCCGGGGAGGGGAAGGGCCTGACCAGTTTATAGATCCTCGTGTTTCCGGGTAACCTGATGAAATGACATGGGGTCCGGGGAGGGGGGAGGGCCCGACCGGGGCTCCCGCCGCTCTTTTACCGACCCCGATCTCAACCCCGGTTATCTCGAGACGGGACCATGCATGCCCGCGGGACGCCCGCCGGAATCCCCGGCGCGGCCGCACTCAGGTGACCACGGCGGAAGCCTCGGGATCCAGGGGGTTCATGCGCACCGCGAGGGAGAAGAGGTACGGGTAGTTCGCCTTGAGATGCTCCAAGTAGGCCAGCCACTCGCGCAGCAGCAGGCTATAGGCGCGCGCGATGTCGCTGCACAGGTGTTCGTGGTCGGATTCCGGCAACCCCTCCAGGAGGTACCGGTACTTCAGCTCCTCGGCAAGATGGAATACCGCCCACAGCAGGTCGGTGAAGGTCTCGTGCTCGAGCAGCGTGGGGTTCTCCAGCAAGGTGAGGAGGAAATCGCGCTTGGAAAGGAGGAATTCACGCATATCCTCGAGGAGCCGGTCGTCCCTGCCGATGGCGCACTCGTAATCCTCGAGCTTCCGCCTCGCCTCCCGGAAGTCGGCCTCGCCCCAGTCCGGCTCCGCGGAAAAACATTCCCTGATCTCCCTGCAGGCGGCGTCGAAGCGGGAGAAGGAGCGCAGGAGCTGCATGCCCATCTCGCTGAAGAAGGCGCCGATGACCATGTTCAGCTTCTCCATCCTGGTCTTCTTCTCGCGCGCGTCGAGCACGCGGTGCACGATGATGGCGACCAGCAGCACCTCTATGGGCATGAAGGCTATGTCGCCGAGCATGTAGATGAAGATATGGTGGGCATCCCGGAAAATGGCGTAGTGTACAAGATAGAGGACGGCCGAGAGGAACAGCAGGCCGGCGCCCAGCACCGCGTACCAGCTCAAGTACCATTTTCTTCCACGTGCGTCGTCGATAAGCCATTCACCTCCTCCGGTCGCTCGCCGCCGACCTCGCCGCTTTCCCGACCCGTGGCGGCTGCGGCTTCTTCCAACTGATTTTACAACACGCAACTCCGCGGCGGGCTAAGCGGCGTCATGATAAAACGAGGAAATGCGTGGGCGTGTCGGTGGGGGAAGGAAAGGCGCGGGCACATGGATCGGGTTGGGGATAGGGCTGCGCAAAGGAGCAGGAACGGCGGTTTGCGATAGAGGAACCGCCCTTCAGGCGAGGACCTTCTGCACGACCTCCATCACCTTGGAGGGTTGGAAGGGCTTGGTGATGAAGTCCTTTACCCCCACCTCGAGGGCCTCCAGCATGAGCTGCCTCTCCCCCAGGGCGCTGCAGATGACGATCCGGGCCTTCGGGTCGAGGGCCAGGATGTTGCGCACCGCGGTCATCCCGTCCATCTCCGGCATGTTGATGTCCATGATCACCAGGTCGGGCTTCCAGCGCTCGTAGGCCCAGATGGCGTCAGCGCCCGTTTCCGCCTCCACCACCGCGCCGTAGCCGTTCTCGTTCAAGATGTTGCGCAGCATCATGCGCGTGAAGAGCGCGTCGTCCACGATCAATATGGTCTTCGTCATGTCTCACCTCGACCTCCGCGGGCCGCGTTCCTTCGCCCGCGCCCACAGCGTTCGCCACAGCATCCTTCCTCCATACATCATTCCGCCATTCATGTATCGGTAAATGCGGTGAGCACTTTAAGGAGCCGGCCAGCGTGGTGACCTCAGGCTGATCGCGTCATGCGGCGGGGCGGCGTCACCCGCGGGGGCGCAGGGTGAATTCGAAACAGGCCCCTCCGTCGTTATAAGCCCGGATGTCGCCCCCGTAGGCCTCCACCAGCAGCTTCACCGTGGCCAGCCCCACGCCCGTCACGCCCTCTTCCCCGCGCGAGAAGGGCTCGAAGGCGTCTTCCAGGCGGCCGGGCTCGATACCGGGGCCGTTATCCCGCACCAGGTAACGCAGGGTTCCGTCCCTCTCCCGGGCCAGCTTCCGTATCTCCACCAAGCCGCTCCCGGTAAGGACGAACCTGATGGCGTTATCCAGCAGGTTGGAGAATATCCTGTACATGTCCACGCGGTGGGCGGGAAGGCGCCCGAGGTCCTCGTCCGTTTCAACCCTTACGCCCTTTTCCCGCAAGACCCCTTCCCTTTCCTTCACCACCTCGGCGACTAAGGCGTTAAGGTCCACTTCCCCCACGACAGGCGAGAGTGCCCGATCGCGGGAGATGCGCAAGGTCTCCTCGATGAGGTAAATGGCCTGCCGCGACGAGGAGATGATGGAGGAGATGACCTCGCCTACCTCCTCCCTGCCGGCCCCGGGGACGGCAAGCAACCTCCGCAGCGTCTCCGCCGCGGCCGTGATATTGGCGATGGGCGCCCTGAGGTCGTGCGACACCGCGTGCGCGTAGGCCTCGAGTTCCTCGTTTATCCTGCGCATCATCTCCTCGCTCCGCACCCTTGCGGTGATATCCACCCCCAGCCCGTAGAAGAAATCCAGCGCGCCGCCGTCGCGAAGGACCGGTTTCCCGTGCCACTCCACGACGATCTCGCGCCCGTCCTTCGCCCTGACACGGTTGATGTTGACCCTCGGAGTGCCGGATTTCACCAGGGCCTCGAATACCTTCGCCAGCCCCGCCCTGTCCCCGGGAGGCACGAACTCGCGCAGGTACTCCTTCCCCACCACCTCCTCCCTGGTGTAGCCCAATTCCCTGAGCATCATCTCGTTCATGTTCAAGGTCTTTCCCCGCGGGTCAATGGCCACGAAAAAGACGGGGAGGGAGTCGATGAGCTCGCTGCTGAAGTGCCTCTCCCACAGCAGGTCCTCCCGCAACCCGCGCTCAACCTCCAGGTTGTTCAGCCAGCGTTCCAGCTTCGCCTCCGCCACGTTCCCGCCCAGGTACTCCTCGGGAGGCAGGTAATAGAAGTTCTCGTACAGGCGGCCGCCCACCACCACCAGGGGGTGGGTGGTGACCACCTCGAGCAGAAGATCGGCGCCGAAAGCCCTGCGGTCGTACTGGCATATGGCGAGGCACATGCTGCCCGGGAAGAAGCGGTTCAGCTTGGCCTCGTATTCCATGAGCCTACGAGAGCCGGGCAATCCCCTGAGCGCCCAGCTCATCTCCCCGCTCACCCGCAGGGCGGCGTAGCCTTCCTCGAGGGCCCTTTCCGTCTCGGCGCGCAGGAGCTCGATCATGCGGTCGGGGTCGAAGGTCCCTCCCCTCGTGTACGCCTCGGAGGAGGTTTGCACGACCAGCTGCCCGCGCTCCAGGAAGGGGGCAGGGTCGACCCCCTCTTCACGCAGGTAAGCCAGGATGGTGGAGGCCGTGTTCTCATCCGTGATGCAGAGGACCTTGTGCCCCTGCTCAAGGCCCCGGCGCAGGAAGGGGGTCAGCAGTGAGCGGTGTTCCTCCTCGCTTTCATAGATGCAGCACAGGTGTTCTCCGGGCTCCAGGTGCTCCGGGCTTCGCAGCTCCCGACGCCGCGTGTCCGCTCTCTTTACGCCTTTCCCCGCCTTCCTGCCTCTCCTTGGCCCGTTCCGCCCGTTCTTGCTTCGCATCATCCGCTTCTCGCCTTGTCCGGTCCTGCCTCGTCCCGTCCCCGTTCCTTCTCTCCCGACTCTTCCTTCCTTTTCTCCCCAGCCCTTTCGCCCTTCCTTTCCTCTTCCCTCGCCTGCCCCGTCTCCAACCCCCTTTTTCTCTCGCCCATCCTTCCGCCCGCGCCTCCCTCGCCCCCTCACGACCTCAGGCTTCATCCTCCGAAGAGACGCCACCTCCCCCCTCGGCCGGCGTCAGGGGGAGGGTGAAGGAGAAGACGGTCCCGCCCCCCTCCCTGGGTTCATTCCATATCCTCCCACCGTGTCTTTCCACGATCTCGCGCGCTATGAAAAGCCCCATGCCCATTCCCGGGGTGGAGTGGTGCAGGGCGTCCTCGACCTGGTAGAAGCGCCGGAAGACCTTTTCCCTCTCCCCTTCCGGGATCCCCACACCGCGGTCGCGGACGGAGAGGAGAAAGGCCGTGCCGTCTTTCCCGGCCTCGATCTCCACCACGGAACGGGGCGGCGAGAAGGAAACCGCGTTCTCCAGGAGGATGAGCAGGACCTCCAGCAGCCTGTCCGTATCCGCCTCCAGTACCGTCTCTTCCCGGGGCAGGCGGAGCTCGAAATCGTTGTCGAAGCCTCGCCGGCGCATCTCCCGCACCGCTTCCGTCACGACGGCCCGCACATCCGTGGGGCGTTTCTTGATCGTGAAGCGGCCTCTCTCGATTCGCGCTATGTCCAGGAGCTCGGAGACCAGGCGCGTTAGGCGGTCCACGCCCCGCCCTATGGCCTGCATGAACTCCTCCCGTTGCTCGTCTCCCAGCTCCTTCCAGCGCTCGCTCAGGCTGGTCACGTAACCCTTGATGACGGTGATGGGGTGGCGCATCTCGTGGGAGGCAACGTCCACGAAATCCTTGAGCTCATCCTCGTGGCGCAGCCTCTCGAGCTCCACGGATATCACCCGGGCCAGCGTCCCCGCCGTCTCGACGTCCCCGGCGCTCCATTCGCGAGGCTCCCGGTCATAGGCGGCGAGGTGCCCCGCCGCCTCCCCTTCCGCCGGCACCGGCACAAGCAGGCAGGAGCGGAAAGCGAAGCGGGATACCAGGGGATCCCGGTGCGAGCCGGGAACCAGGGAGAGATCGGGGAAAGCCGCGTAACCTTTTTCCCGCAACTCGTTCCAGGTGCGAAGCACCCCCTCCGCCTCTCCGTCGGGCAGGGCGAGGAACCTCTCCTCTCCCGCCAGGGTGGTTATGAGCGTGTGCCGTCCTCTCGCGAAAAGGTACAGGGCCGCGAGTTCACAACCCAGTGTCTCCCGCGCTCCCTCGAGCAGGGAAAAGATGTTTTCCATGGCGTCCGTGCCCAGGCCGAGGATCACGCGGCTCACCTTGTCCCGGTGTTCGCGGGACCTCTTCGACTCCGTGATGTCGAGGGCGGTAAACACGGTCCCGGCGGAAAGGTCGCGGGGGTCCAGGAAGGTCGAGCTCAGGATGACGTCTATGATCCGCCCGTCCTTGCGCCTCCACCTGGTCTCCAAGGAACCCACGCCCCTCTCGGCGATATCCCGGTACTTCACCTCTCCCACGCGCCTGTATTCCTCCTCGTCGGGGTAGAGGATCCTGGCGCTCCTTCCCACCAGCTCCTCTTCGCGGTAGCCGAGCATCTCGCAGAACCTTCCGTTCACCTGGAGGATGGTCCTCTCCGGGTAAGAGACCATGCCGATGCCGACCGGGGCGGCTCGGAAGATGCCGGCCAGCTCCGATTCCCTCTCCTGCAACGCCCTCTCCGCCCGCCTGCGCTCGGTGATGTCGATGGCCAGCTCGAAGCGCGCGTCGCGCCCGTCCGGCCAGCGGATGAGGCGGTCAACGATGAGGTAATCCCGGTCCAGCACCGGGTTGTGGTATTCCCAGTGGTGAGCCCGACCTGGGTTTGCCAGGAGGATGGGGTTGGTGCAGAAGGAGCAGGGCTCATCGAAACCCTGGAACTCACGGTAGCAGATGCCTCCCGTGGGGTCCTTCCCGAACCTCTCCTTCAGCGCCCGGTTACAGAAGAGTATCTCGTGGCTCTCGGGATCGGACACGTAGATGATCTCGTCGATGCTGTCGAAGATGGAGAGGAGCTGTTCCCTCTCGAGGTCGGCATCCTCCACCGCCGCGCTCAACCTGGAAAAAGAGTGCTCCAGCTCCTCCACGCGTTTCCGCAGGGCAGCGATCTCGGCGAGGAGCTCCTCCCGGCTCTTTTCTGCCTCCCCGCCCGTCCCGTTCTCCAGCATCGCCATCCACCCCAGACTCTCCCCGAGGGTGAAACCGCCGTTCCCGTATCCCCCTTCTGTTTTCGTCTTCCCCTTGGATATATTTTACCCGCCGACCTGACCGAATGGCCAGGAAGCGGCCATTTCCTCCTTAGCCTCGTCGAGGTTTTCGCTTCCTCGACCGACCCGGGCATTGGGGAGGGTGGGTTGAGCGTCCTTGAACACTTGAGATATCCGCCCTTTCTTCCTCGCTCAGCTGTTCTTGTCGGGATGACATGATGGTCTCTCAACCTTTTCAACCAACAGCGCCTGCCGAAACGTTACAGGATCGCGTCCTTTCCGGCGGCAGGTTGACCGTGGGTCAACGGGACGGCCGCGCAAGGCGGCCGTGCATGCGGCCCTTGCGGGCGTTTACGGGTTTTTGCGCGGGCTTTCCTGCTTCTTACGGGCTCCGTTGCGCTACTTTACATGCTCTGCCGACTTTTGTGCGGGCTTTACGGGCTTTTGCCCGCATTATTCATATTGTCACCGTGATGCGCGATAATCAATGTAGCCGAGTTTGACGCAGCCGGGTTCGCAAGAGCGCGTCCCGGGAAGGAGCCCCCAGGGACATGCGGGGCGCGCGGCCATGGCGGGTCATGGTAGGTAAAGGACGCGCGGGAAAGGGGGTGCCGCTGCCGGGAAGATGGCGGAAGAAGGATCGAGGGTCGCTTCCGGGGACTATTTCCGACGCCTCATAGATTACGCCCTGGACGTCATAACCGTGCTCGACGGGGAGGGCAGGGTTATGTACAATAGTCCCTCCCTCAAGCGGATCCTGGGTTACGAGCAGGATGAGCTGAACGGCAGGTCGTGCTTCGATTTCGTGCACCCCGAGGATGCGCCTGAGGTGCTGAAAGCCTTCTATGAGAGCAGGGAGAAGCCCGGCGTTTCGGAGACGGTGGAATACCGCTTCCGGCACAAGGACGGGAGCTGGCGCTACCTGGAATCGGTGGCCAGCAACCTCATCCAGGACCAGGTGGTGCGGGGACTGGTGGTCAGCTCCCGCGACGTGACCGACCGCAAGCGGATGGAGATGGGGCTTCGCGAGTCCGAGTTGATGCACCGTGGCCTGATCAGCATATCCCCGGACGCCGTGACCGTCTCGGACCTCGAGGGCAACATAACCTACGTATCGCCCCAGACGCTGAAGCTGCACGGCTTCAAGCGCGAGGAGGAGATGCTGGGGATGAACGCCATACGCCTGGCGGCCCCCGAGGACCGCGAGAAGGCCCTGGCCATATACCAGATGACCCTGGAGGAAGGGGCGGTGAAGGGCGCCGAGCTCGCCGCCCTGCGCCGTGACGGCAGCCGCATCATGGTGGAGATGAACATCACCCTCGTCCGCGATGCCCATGGAGAGCCCCGGGCCCTGGTGGCCTTCACGCGCGACATCACCGATAGGAAAAGAATGGAAATGGAGCTCCAGAACCGCAACGAGGAGCTGGAGGCCTTCGCCCACACCATATCCCACGACCTCCTCACCCCGGTGGCCATCGTGGAGGGTTACGCCAAGGCGGCCCTGGAGGCGGACGCAGAAGGCCGCGCGGAAGCGGAGAGGGAGTGCCTGGAGGCCATCGCGCGGGGGGCGAAGCGCATGAGCGAGCTCATCACCTCCCTCCTGCAGTACGCGCAGGCCGGCCACGCGGACCTGGAATCGCTGAGTGTGGATTGCGAGGAAATTCTCCTGGAAGTGCTCATGGACCTCGAGGAGGAGATCAGGAAGGCCGGCGTTTCCATCTCCATCCAGGACCACCTGCCCGCGGTGAAGGCGGAGCCGGTGAAGCTGCGGCAGGTCTTCTCCAACCTCATAGGTAACGCCCTGAAGCACATGGGCGCGGTGAAAAACCCGCGCGTAGAGGTGGGAGCCGCGCGGCGGAAAGGGCTGGTGACCTTCCACGTGCGTGACAACGGCGTGGGTATCCCCCCCTCCATCCAGCGGCAGATCTTCGAGCCCTTCAAGCGTTTTTCCCTGGAGGGGACCCCCGGCCTGGGGATCGGCCTCTCCACCGTGAAACGCGCGGTGAGGACCTGGGGCGGGGACACCTGGGTGGAATCCACGCCCGGGGAGGGGACCACCTTCTACTTCACCGTCCCCGCCGCGGAGGATTGACCCACGGCGCACATCGCGCCGCGCGGGACCGCGGGCGTCTCTCCCGGCGGGTTGTTTCGAGAAAACGAAGAAAAGAGATGATGCGCCGTCGCCTGGAGGGCTCGCGGCGGCAGAGGACATCTTGCCAGGCGGGTGTGGCGTCCGCGTGTGAGCCGCTTACGGGTGTGCCGCCTGGCAGCCGGTCCCGCAAGGGACTCGAAGGGTAGGGTGACGATCCGGGACGGGGCGGTGCCGCAACGGAGCGAGGCCGCCGGGGGATCTTTCACTGCTTGCGTCGTATACTTTATGGGAACCCGGGATGGGAACCCGGAGAGGCGCGGCGAGACAAGGGAAGGTTGTCGCGGCCGTTCCCGCGCATGGCGCCACGCACACGAAAAAAAGGAGAGCGAGGAGAAGTGGAAACGGACCTCAAAAAGATACGCAGGATGGCAAGGGAACGCGAGGCGGAAGTCGACGCGTTCATCGAGGAGCTGAAAAGCAGGCGCGTATCCAAGCGCAGGCTGGACGCAGCACTGAAGCGCTTCATGAAGGAAGCCATGCCCGCCTTCGACTGCACCAGGTGCGCCGCCTGCTGCAAGGAGGCTTACGTGGTGGTGGAAACGCCGGACATCGCCCGCCTCGCCTCGGCCGCGGGCATGAAGAGGTCGGAGTTCCGCGCCGCTTACGTGGGCAGGAACGAGGACCGCGACACCTGCCTTAACCGCCGCCCCTGCCCCTTCCTGAAGCGCAACCTCTGCGTCCACTACGAGGCGCGCCCGGACTGCTGCCGCGAGTACCCGTTCTCCCTGGCCGTGGACAGCACCGATAAGCTCGACAACCTCTCGGCCAACTACCTAGTGTGCCCCGTGGTCTTTCATGCCGTGGAAAGGTTGCGCGCCGAGTTCTCCGCTTGACCGCGTTCGCGATCTAACCGTTCCGGGACCGCGGGAGGCCAAGTTCCGGGGGAATATACCGGGCATGAGGATCCAGTATGTGTGCCGTGCCGTTGCGCCTGACGTGCGGCAATGAGTTGTGCCGGAAAAGCGCGTGTTTCCACGAAAGGGAAGGCGGCACCCCAGGGGCATCGTGGCGCCCCGGTTGTTTCCTGCCGCGCTTGCATTTAGAATACCCTTAACGAGCATAAGCACACATCTACTGGATGGAGGTATATTTTGCCAAGACCGATCAAGCCCAAGCTGGTGAAGGAAGCGCCCAAGGCGGATTACTACAAGCCGCGCGGGATCCCCCTGGGGCAACTGGATGAAACCCTCATGCGGTTAGAGGAGCTGGAGGCGCTGCGCCTGGTGGACCTGGAGGGAATGTACCAGGAGGATGCCGCGCGGGAGATGGGCATCTCCCGCCAGACCCTGCAGCGCATGGTCACCGAGGCGCGCGCCAAGCTCATCGACGCCATCTACGCGGGCAAGGCGGTGCGCATCGAGGGGGGGACCTACATCATGCAGGAAGGGGCCGGCCGTTACCGCTGCGGAAGGTGCGGCGACATCATAGCGCCCGGGTACGGCAGGCGCAGGAAGGGATGGAAGTGCCCCTCGTGTGACGGTTAGATCCCGGCGGCAGGCCTTGTCGACAGTCCGAGTTCCACGTTCAGCAGGGGAGGGGATACCGATGACCGATTTTGCCGGCTTTTACCGGGATATCCTGGCTTCTTTCGCCGCCTACCCGGCCATCATCCACGGGGACCGCACCATCACCTACCGTGAGCTGGACGAGCGGACCAACCAGCTGGCCCGTGCCCTGCTGGGGCTGGGAGTGAAGCGCGACGAGAACATCGGCATAGCCGAGTACAACACGCCGGCCTTCCTGGAGACGGTGGCGGCGGCATGGAAGATAACCGCCCGCGCGGTCACCTTGAATTTCAAGTTCAAGGAATGGGAGTTGAAGCACGTGATCGAGGACGCGGAGATGCACACCGTGATCTTCAACGAGGACATCGCCGACCGCATGGCGAATCTGAGGCCCGAGCTTCCGGGCGTGAAGAATTACGTGATCATCGGTGACCGCCGCGTGGAAGGCATGCTCAACTACGAGGAGCTGGTGGAGAAGGAGCCCCGCAGCCGCCCTACCCCTCCCTGGGAGGGCTTCCGGGACGACGACATCGTGGTCATCATGTACACGGGAGGGACGACGGGTTATCCCAAGGGCGTCATCTACACGCACGACCAGGTCCTCAGTGCCCCCCTGGAGGCGATGATACGCAACCTCGCGGGGGGTTTGTCAGACCTTTCCAGGGCGCCGCGCCAGGTCTTCGAGGGCATCGAGAAGACCCTGCACATCCCGGGCACCGCCCGCGCCCTTCCCTGGCTGCTCTCCCGCAACGCCACCCGCAAGGCCCTTGTGGTGGCGGGGAAAAAGGCGGGGCCCTTCATCAAGTGGGCCCCCGACCCGGTGATGCGGGCCTCGCTATGGCTCATGGCCAGGCTGACGGGGGGAAAGGTAAGGATGGTCCTTGCCAGCCCCATGATGCACGCCTGGGCCTACAACCACGCCCTCATCGGGATGATCGGGGGGTTCACGAGCATCATGCTCCCCTCCAAGGGCTTCGACGTGCAGGAGATGCTGCAGGCCATCGAGAAGCACCGCGCCAACGTGCTGGTGGCGGTGGGCGACGGGCAGTGCCGCCCCTTCGCCGACGAGCTCGACCGGGCGGCCGCCGGGGGGCGCAGGTACGACCTCTCCTCCCTACTGGTAATCCTTTCCAGTGGCATGGCGCTATCCGTGGACGTGAAGCGACGCCTCCTCGACCACCTGCCACAGCTGATCATCCTGGACGTGCTCGCCTCCACGGAGGGTCACTACATCTCCGTCACCCCCTACACCGCGGCCGACCGCGAGCTGGAGAAGACGGTCTTCCGGGTGAGCGACATGGTCAAAGTGATAACCGAGGACGGGGCGGAAGCCCGCCCCGGGGAGATCGGCGAGGTGGCGGTGGCCCGGGAGCACCAGGGGTCCTCCGGGTATTACCGCGACGCGGAGAAGACGGCCCGCACCTACCGCCGGGTGGGTGGCAAGACCTACATCTTCACGGGCGACATGGCCATGGTGGACGAGAGGGGGCATATCCACCTCATCGGGAGGGGATCCGGGTGCATCAACACCGGCGGGGAGAAGGTGTTTCCCGAGGAGGTGGAGGAAGTGATCAACCGCCACCCGGCGGTGGAGCTCTCCGGGGTGACTTCCGTCCCCCACCCCCGCTGGGGGGAGGCGGTGACCGCGGTCATCCAGCCCAAGCCGGGGGCTTCGCTCACGGATGAGGAGATCATTTCCTGGTGCAAACAGCACCTGGCCGATTACAAGGCCCCCAAGTACGTGCTCTTCGTGGACGAGCTCCCACGCCTCATAACCGGCAAGGTCCATTACCGGGAGATAAAGAAGCTGGTGAGCGAGAAATACGAGCGGGGCGAGATGGCCGTCGATTAGGCGCGACCGGGTTTCAGAAGAGGCGGAGTTGCCCCCTGGGGATACCGTGAAGATGCCGGGGAACGGCGGCCTCTTCCCCATCCTCCCAGAGTGGAAGCTGCCCCGGCGTCACCCCGAATCTGAGGGCATCAAGCATGGTCTGGCCGCCCGGCAGGTGGGGCAAGGACCCCCCCGCGGCGACACCGTTTGCCCCCACGTCGGCATAGAGGATGTAACGGTTGGCCTCCAGGTCGGTGAGGAGACCGCCGCCCATGACGTGCTCCTCCGACGCGGGTATCTCGATCCAACTGAAGCAGGCCTGCGGCCGGTGGGGATCGGGAAGCGAGAAGGCCCCGACCATCTCGTGGGGAGCCAGGACGTAGAGGCCGGACCAATCCGCGCGGCAGCTGCACTCCTGCGAGTACGCCAACGCGGACACCAGCTTCCCCCTCATCTCCGCCCTGGTCGGCGGCGCATCCGGGGCCGGTTCCATGCCTTCCAGGCAATCGGACCACAGCTCGCACTCGTAGTCCACGAGCGGCGAGGGCTCGGGGTGGAGCTGGTGCAACCTTATCTCCAGGGTCAACACCCTCTGCACCAGGCGCGCGAGGGAGGGGACCTCCCGCGGTGAGACCCTCTGGGCGCATAGCAGGGAGGC
This window contains:
- a CDS encoding YkgJ family cysteine cluster protein, translating into METDLKKIRRMAREREAEVDAFIEELKSRRVSKRRLDAALKRFMKEAMPAFDCTRCAACCKEAYVVVETPDIARLASAAGMKRSEFRAAYVGRNEDRDTCLNRRPCPFLKRNLCVHYEARPDCCREYPFSLAVDSTDKLDNLSANYLVCPVVFHAVERLRAEFSA
- a CDS encoding DUF134 domain-containing protein, giving the protein MPRPIKPKLVKEAPKADYYKPRGIPLGQLDETLMRLEELEALRLVDLEGMYQEDAAREMGISRQTLQRMVTEARAKLIDAIYAGKAVRIEGGTYIMQEGAGRYRCGRCGDIIAPGYGRRRKGWKCPSCDG
- a CDS encoding AMP-binding protein, with protein sequence MTDFAGFYRDILASFAAYPAIIHGDRTITYRELDERTNQLARALLGLGVKRDENIGIAEYNTPAFLETVAAAWKITARAVTLNFKFKEWELKHVIEDAEMHTVIFNEDIADRMANLRPELPGVKNYVIIGDRRVEGMLNYEELVEKEPRSRPTPPWEGFRDDDIVVIMYTGGTTGYPKGVIYTHDQVLSAPLEAMIRNLAGGLSDLSRAPRQVFEGIEKTLHIPGTARALPWLLSRNATRKALVVAGKKAGPFIKWAPDPVMRASLWLMARLTGGKVRMVLASPMMHAWAYNHALIGMIGGFTSIMLPSKGFDVQEMLQAIEKHRANVLVAVGDGQCRPFADELDRAAAGGRRYDLSSLLVILSSGMALSVDVKRRLLDHLPQLIILDVLASTEGHYISVTPYTAADRELEKTVFRVSDMVKVITEDGAEARPGEIGEVAVAREHQGSSGYYRDAEKTARTYRRVGGKTYIFTGDMAMVDERGHIHLIGRGSGCINTGGEKVFPEEVEEVINRHPAVELSGVTSVPHPRWGEAVTAVIQPKPGASLTDEEIISWCKQHLADYKAPKYVLFVDELPRLITGKVHYREIKKLVSEKYERGEMAVD